One stretch of Malus domestica chromosome 14, GDT2T_hap1 DNA includes these proteins:
- the LOC103430979 gene encoding protein LEAD-SENSITIVE 1, translated as MGLLSNRVDKGSLKPGDHIYSWRTAYIYAHHGIYVGNDTVIHFTRRGQEVGTGTMLDLLLVSSGPAQPRQPCQICTPREEGSGVLSSCLNCFLAGGILYRFEYAVNPAIFIAKARGGTCTLAVSDPNDVVVHRAKYLFENGFGCYNVFKNNCEDFAIYCKTGLLVLDQRTIGQSGQAVSIIGGPLAAVLSTPLRLVTTNVYGMAATAIGVYCASRYAADIGMRRDVVKVSVEDMTRRVEAGLLQVAEAQITAAPITALAGGSSNLVA; from the exons ATGGGGCTGCTCTCCAACAG GGTGGATAAGGGGAGCTTGAAGCCAGGGGATCACATCTACTCTTGGAGGACTGCTTATATCTACGCCCATCacg GCATCTATGTTGGGAATGACACAGTCATTCATTTTACCAGACGTGGACAAGAAGTAGGAACGGGGACGATGCTGGATCTTCTCTTGGTTAGCTCAGGGCCAGCCCAACCTCGACAACCCTGCCAAATTTGCACTCCACGGGAAGAGGGCAGCGGTGTTCTCTCCTCATGCCTGAACTGCTTTCTTGCAGGTGGCATCTTGTATCGTTTTGAATATGCTGTCAACCCTGCTATTTTTATTGCAAAAGCACGCGGCGGAACCTGTACCCTTGCAGTCTCAGACCCAAACGATGTTGTGGTCCATCGAGCAAAATACCTGTTTGAGAATGGCTTTGGTTGCTACAACGTGTTCAAGAACAACTGTGAAGACTTTGCTATTTACTGCAAAACGGGACTGCTTGTTCTGGATCAAAGAACAATCGGGCAAAGTGGCCAAGCAGTATCCATCATAGGGGGACCTCTTGCAGCTGTTTTGTCCACGCCATTGCGTCTTGTCACAACCAATGTTTATGGGATGGCCGCAACTGCCATTGGAGTCTACTGTGCTAGTAGGTATGCTGCTGACATTGGCATGAGGAGGGATGTAGTGAAGGTGTCTGTCGAGGATATGACAAGGAGAGTGGAAGCTGGCCTGCTCCAGGTGGCCGAGGCCCAAATCACAGCGGCCCCAATCACGGCCCTTGCAGGAGGTTCTTCTAACCTTGTCGCTTGA
- the LOC103414953 gene encoding digalactosyldiacylglycerol synthase 1, chloroplastic-like gives MGSEGQASTSSNAFSFISKGWREVKDSADADLQLMKHRANEFKNLATSFDRELENLFKFNSASSAGIRSSSASPPAEIDFVKKLQPKLSEFRRVYSSPGFSKKVLDKWSPRSRIRIDLSEIKNALVSEVENRDGVMEFNRGIRGTPLKFSEFWGEWKGEGKEEDEERQSNKDWEPIRALKTRLKEFEKREFLGGFKNSDFVEKFKSSLKSIYKEPEESKAVPPLDVTELLACLVRQSEPFLDQLGVKRNVCEKIVESLCSKHKNQVLHSHSSGESSVLDSENINDELDLRIASVIQSTGHSYDGGFWTDHAKHEPSDEKRHVAIVTTASLPWMTGTAVNPLFRAAYLAESAKQNVTLLVPWLCKSDQELVYPSNITFTSPEEQEIYIRNWLEERIGFKADFKISFYPGKFSKERRSILPAGDTSQFIPSKDADIAILEEPEHLNWYHHGKRWTDKFNHVVGVVHTNYLEYIKREKNGALQAFFVKHINNWVTRAYCDKVLRLSSATQDLPKSVICNVHGVNPKFLRIGEKVAAERELGQEAFSKGAYFLGKMVWAKGYRELIDLLAKHKSDLDGFKLDVYGNGEDANEVQSTAKSLDLNLNFLKGRDHADDSLHGYKVFINPSVSDVLCTATAEALAMGKFVICADHPSNEFFRSFPNCLTYETSEEFVSKVKEAMENEPQPLTPEQRYYLSWEAATQRFMEYSELDKVLNKDNNGAKSTMGSRKRIPKSASMPSLTGMVDGGLAFAHYCLTGNEFLRLCTGAIPGTRYYDKQHCKDLRLLPPQVENPIYGW, from the exons ATGGGAAGCGAAGGCCAAGCTTCGACCTCCTCCAACGCCTTCTCCTTCATATCGAAAGGGTGGAGGGAAGTGAAGGACTCGGCCGACGCGGATCTCCAATTGATGAAGCACCGGGCCAACGAGTTCAAGAACCTCGCGACGTCGTTCGACCGCGAGCTCGAGAACCTGTTCAAGTTCAACTCCGCGTCGTCGGCGGGGATTCGGTCGTCTTCGGCGTCTCCGCCGGCGGAGATAGACTTCGTCAAGAAGCTGCAGCCGAAGCTGTCTGAGTTTCGGAGAGTGTATTCGTCGCCGGGATTCAGCAAGAAGGTTCTGGACAAGTGGAGCCCCAGGTCGAGGATCCGGATCGATTTGTCGGAGATAAAGAATGCGCTGGTGTCGGAGGTGGAGAACAGGGATGGGGTTATGGAATTTAATAGGGGTATTAGGGGAACGCCATTGAAGTTCAGTGAGTTTTGGGGCGAGTGGAAGGGGGAGGGtaaggaggaggatgaggagagACAGTCTAACAAGGACTGGGAGCCAATTCGGGCGTTGAAGACGAGATTGAAAGAGTTCGAAAAGCGGGAATTTCTCGGTGGATTTAAGAACAGTGACTTTGTGGAGAAATTCAAGTCCAGCTTG AAATCAATTTACAAGGAGCCTGAGGAGTCAAAG GCAGTACCTCCTTTGGATGTGACAGAACTTTTGGCATGTTTGGTTAGGCAATCTGAGCCTTTCCTGGATCAACTTGGCGTTAAGAGAA ATGTGTGTGAGAAAATAGTGGAAAGCTTGTGCAGCAAACACAAGAACCAAGTTCTGCACTCACATTCTTCTGGAGAGTCATCTGTTCTAGACAGTGAGAACATAAATGATGAATTAGATTTAAGGATAGCCAGCGTCATCCAAAGCACAGGGCATTCTTATGATGGTGGGTTTTGGACAGATCATGCAAAGCATGAACCGTCAGATGAGAAAAGACATGTTGCTATTGTCACAACTGCTAGTCTTCCTTGGATGACAGGAACAGCAGTGAATCCACTGTTTCGTGCTGCATATCTTGCAGAGTCTGCAAAACAGAATGTGACATTATTAGTTCCATGGCTTTGTAAATCAGATCAAGAACTTGTATATCCTAGCAACATCACATTTACTTCACCAGAAGAGCAGGAAATTTATATCCGTAACTGGCTTGAGGAAAGGATTGGCTTTAAAGCTGACTTTAAGATATCATTTTATCCAGGAAAG TTTTCAAAAGAAAGGCGAAGCATTTTACCAGCTGGGGACACTTCTCAGTTTATTCCGTCCAAGGATGCTGACATTGCTATTCTGGAAGAACCGGAACACTTGAATTGGTATCATCATGGTAAACGTTGGACCGATAAATTTAACCATGTTGTTGGTGTTGTTCACACAAATTACTTGGAATATATCAAGAGGGAGAAGAATGGCGCTCTCCAAGCCTTCTTTGTGAAGCACATAAACAATTGGGTTACAAGAGCATACTGCGACAAG GTTCTTCGCCTTTCTTCTGCCACACAGGATTTACCGAAGTCTGTAATTTGCAACGTCCATGGTGTGAATCCCAAGTTCTTGAGAATTGGAGAAAAGGTGGCTGCGGAAAGGGAACTTGGACAGGAAGCGTTCTCAAAAGGAGCATATTTCTTAGGGAAGATGGTCTGGGCAAAGGGATACCGTGAGCTCATAGATTTGTTGGCAAAGCACAAGAGTGACCTTGATGGCTTCAAGTTGGACGTGTATGGAAATGGAGAGGATGCCAATGAAGTTCAGAGTACAGCTAAAAGCTTGGATTTAAATCTCAACTTTCTGAAAGGAAGAGACCATGCAGATGATTCTCTTCACGG GTACAAAGTCTTCATAAATCCCAGCGTTAGCGATGTGCTGTGCACGGCTACTGCTGAGGCGCTTGCCATGGGAAAGTTTGTAATTTGTGCGGATCATCCATCAAATGAATTTTTCAGATCATTTCCTAATTGCTTGACCTACGAAACGTCTGAGGAATTTGTATCCAAAGTGAAGGAAGCAATGGAAAACGAACCTCAGCCCCTCACTCCCGAGCAACGATACTATCTTTCATGGGAAGCCGCAACCCAGAGGTTCATGGAGTATTCTGAGCTTGACAAAGTCTTGAACAAAGACAACAATGGTGCGAAATCAACCATGGGGAGCCGAAAGAGGATCCCAAAATCAGCATCAATGCCTAGCTTGACCGGTATGGTTGACGGAGGATTGGCATTTGCCCACTACTGTCTCACCGGTAATGAATTCCTTAGACTATGCACTGGAGCAATTCCGGGAACCCGATACTACGACAAGCAACACTGTAAAGACCTTCGTCTCTTACCTCCCCAGGTAGAAAATCCAATATACGGGTGGTAA